Proteins encoded in a region of the Zea mays cultivar B73 chromosome 4, Zm-B73-REFERENCE-NAM-5.0, whole genome shotgun sequence genome:
- the LOC100275177 gene encoding uncharacterized protein LOC100275177, which produces MQAPRGDGFLGKRKERDYCPHPSVSPTEQAAPLQRQPPPFARPDPRGVKLDRPAVRFGAKPPLPQQGAKVGGNGNKLLAGYLAHEFLRCGTLLGERRLEPPRLKEKDPAAPSPAPTPAPEPSRRYADVSRLLMTGGARIPGVVNPSQLGRWLRIKE; this is translated from the coding sequence ATGCAAGCGCCACGTGGCGATGGCTTCCTCGGGAAGCGGAAGGAGCGCGACTATTGCCCGCATCCCTCAGTGTCGCCGACGGAGCAGGCAGCCCCGCTGCAGCGGCAACCGCCGCCGTTCGCTAGGCCCGACCCGCGTGGCGTCAAGCTGGATCGCCCGGCGGTGAGGTTTGGCGCGAAGCCGCCGCTCCCTCAACAGGGGGCCAAGGTCGGGGGCAACGGCAACAAGCTGCTGGCAGGGTATCTGGCGCACGAGTTCCTGCGGTGCGGCACGCTCCTCGGCGAGCGGAGGCTCGAGCCACCCCGCCTGAAGGAGAAGGATCccgccgccccctcccccgcccCAACCCCCGCTCCGGAGCCGAGCAGGCGCTACGCGGACGTTTCGCGCCTGcttatgacgggcggggcccgcatcCCCGGCGTCGTCAACCCGTCACAGCTCGGACGCTGGCTCCGGATTAAGGAGTGA